In the Ilumatobacteraceae bacterium genome, one interval contains:
- a CDS encoding GNAT family N-acetyltransferase translates to MPHRRRLELRTDRLTIRMLSRDDVTAFTHYRKLPDVARYQDWPMPYTRDLAHELVDEMETLAGPTAGTWVQLALVTGSDVGVLVGDVAVWLDPDATLAMIGYTLDPEYQGRGYAVEAVEAVIAWLFRRKHVHRIAATIDPRNLASARVLERCGFEYVGTARSSAFVRGEWTDDARFSMLEPDWKAWCKRPTTPPGRVELVEITADNVRSVGEIDRTFSQREFVAPVTESLAEALVPPVVRGDRVTPWYRAIEADGELVGFVLMAEPYNGRPDPYLWRLVVDVRHQGRGIGRRAIERIIAERRAAGFDAITVSYVTDQPGAPAPFYERLGFVPTGRVDDGEIEARLELSDG, encoded by the coding sequence GTGCCGCACCGCCGCCGTCTCGAACTGCGTACCGATCGTCTGACGATCCGGATGCTCTCGCGCGACGACGTCACCGCGTTCACGCACTACCGCAAGCTCCCCGACGTCGCCCGATACCAGGACTGGCCGATGCCGTACACCCGCGACCTCGCGCACGAGCTCGTCGACGAGATGGAGACGCTCGCCGGTCCGACCGCCGGGACCTGGGTGCAGTTGGCCCTGGTGACGGGAAGCGACGTCGGCGTCCTCGTCGGTGACGTCGCGGTCTGGCTCGACCCCGACGCCACCCTGGCGATGATCGGCTACACCCTCGACCCCGAGTACCAGGGCAGGGGATACGCCGTCGAAGCCGTCGAGGCGGTGATCGCCTGGCTGTTCCGTCGCAAGCACGTGCACCGCATCGCCGCGACGATCGACCCGCGCAATCTGGCCAGCGCTCGGGTACTGGAGCGATGCGGCTTCGAGTACGTCGGCACGGCCCGCTCCTCGGCGTTCGTGCGCGGCGAGTGGACCGACGACGCTCGGTTCTCGATGCTCGAACCGGATTGGAAGGCGTGGTGCAAGCGCCCGACGACGCCACCCGGACGCGTCGAGCTCGTCGAGATCACCGCCGACAACGTGCGCTCGGTCGGCGAGATCGACCGCACGTTCTCACAGCGCGAGTTCGTCGCCCCGGTCACGGAGTCGCTCGCCGAGGCGCTGGTGCCTCCGGTCGTGCGTGGCGATCGGGTCACGCCGTGGTACCGGGCGATCGAGGCCGACGGCGAGTTGGTCGGGTTCGTGCTGATGGCCGAGCCCTACAACGGGCGTCCCGACCCGTACCTGTGGCGGCTCGTGGTCGACGTCCGGCACCAGGGGCGGGGCATCGGACGGCGCGCGATCGAACGGATCATCGCCGAACGCCGTGCGGCGGGATTCGACGCGATCACCGTCAGCTACGTCACCGACCAGCCCGGAGCGCCGGCGCCGTTCTACGAACGGCTCGGGTTCGTCCCGACGGGCCGGGTCGACGACGGCGAGATCGAGGCCCGGCTCGAACTATCGGACGGCTGA
- the coaE gene encoding dephospho-CoA kinase (Dephospho-CoA kinase (CoaE) performs the final step in coenzyme A biosynthesis.), whose product MLLVGLTGGIGAGKSTVSALLSEYGAVIVDGDQVARDLQAPGSPVLGRMAERFGEHIIRDDGSLDRAAVAAIVFGDSDEAKQALSDLNAIVHPAMHDEIAAQIAAQADTDRIVVLDFPLLGENPRDDLPATIVVDVPVEVAVRRLVEFRGMDEADARNRVASQIDRDDRLAQATHVVDNSGDLDQLRHEVDGLWAALVELRDSSAVR is encoded by the coding sequence ATGCTCCTGGTCGGTTTGACCGGGGGAATCGGCGCCGGCAAGTCCACGGTGTCCGCACTCCTCTCGGAGTACGGCGCCGTGATCGTCGACGGCGATCAGGTCGCCCGTGACCTGCAAGCGCCCGGTTCTCCGGTCCTCGGCCGGATGGCCGAGCGCTTCGGCGAGCACATCATCCGTGACGACGGCTCACTCGACCGGGCGGCGGTCGCTGCCATCGTGTTCGGCGACTCCGATGAAGCGAAACAGGCGCTCTCCGACCTCAACGCCATCGTCCATCCGGCGATGCACGACGAGATCGCGGCGCAGATCGCGGCGCAGGCCGACACCGACCGCATCGTGGTGCTCGATTTCCCCCTGTTGGGCGAGAACCCGCGCGACGACCTCCCGGCGACGATCGTGGTCGACGTCCCGGTCGAGGTCGCCGTCCGCCGCCTCGTCGAGTTTCGTGGCATGGACGAGGCCGACGCCCGTAACCGTGTCGCCAGCCAGATCGACCGGGACGACCGCTTGGCGCAGGCCACCCACGTCGTCGACAACTCCGGCGATCTCGATCAGCTCCGACACGAGGTCGACGGTCTCTGGGCCGCCCTGGTCGAGCTCCGCGACTCGTCAGCCGTCCGATAG
- a CDS encoding gamma-glutamylcyclotransferase family protein yields the protein MAGRWVFGYGSLVSPVSFAHTLGRALTPGVDFFEAELAGYGRRWNYGTDVTFTAVGPDGVERSDWVFVALGLVDAPGEVTNGVIGWVGDDELAALDLRERRYDRVDVTTRIALGPGAVPVVGAASIVTYVPRADPIAAYEEAKERGVAAITARYWDLVDEAFDDLGPGRRARYRETTPDPGLPVLAQADADVPERHRGRRA from the coding sequence ATGGCGGGCCGTTGGGTATTCGGGTACGGGTCGCTGGTCAGCCCGGTGTCGTTCGCCCACACGCTGGGACGTGCACTCACGCCCGGCGTCGACTTCTTCGAGGCTGAGTTGGCCGGCTACGGGCGCCGCTGGAACTACGGGACCGACGTCACGTTCACCGCGGTCGGTCCCGACGGGGTCGAGCGGTCGGATTGGGTGTTCGTCGCACTCGGTCTCGTCGACGCACCGGGCGAGGTCACCAACGGCGTGATCGGCTGGGTCGGCGACGACGAGCTGGCAGCACTCGATCTCCGCGAACGTCGCTACGACCGCGTCGACGTCACGACCCGGATCGCACTCGGGCCGGGTGCGGTGCCGGTCGTCGGTGCCGCCTCGATCGTGACCTACGTGCCGCGCGCCGACCCGATCGCGGCGTACGAGGAGGCGAAGGAGCGTGGCGTGGCGGCGATCACCGCTCGATACTGGGACCTGGTCGACGAGGCCTTCGACGACCTCGGACCCGGTCGGCGGGCTCGATACCGCGAGACCACCCCCGACCCCGGTCTGCCGGTGCTCGCGCAGGCCGATGCCGACGTGCCGGAGCGGCACCGCGGGCGACGGGCCTGA
- a CDS encoding MFS transporter → MRDRFQHLLSPLTHPETRILFGAQLVSGLGDWAGRLALAVLVFDRSGSAWWTAAVTLVSLLPWLGPGQMLSTFADRFGRTRVMIISDLVRAALILAMLAPLPVPALLGLAFLAGLCVPPFVTARGAALIDVVPTERYGATLALFGVASQAELVLGYALGGAAIALLGAQATLAVNASTFVVSALLLTRLRHGRAAERHEEAPIGWAGVTAGATVWRTDPICRRALLLFVGVNMVMVLPEALVVPYAAEMGVSTSGIGVGVMAATIAAGSMLAIAVWPHSETDPSDLLRRAAIRTLVLSLATAALFAVSIRWALIAAPALFLSGTVDAIAVPTNQVVGQRLPRYGRSSAMAVAGGVQYGSQTVAIAIGGALAVAAGPAATLSAAALVAACVTAWSLLRPVVVSGPEATAATIPSPPPRSRPS, encoded by the coding sequence ATGCGCGACCGGTTCCAGCATCTCCTGTCGCCCCTGACACACCCGGAGACCCGGATCCTCTTCGGAGCGCAACTCGTCTCCGGTCTCGGCGACTGGGCCGGGCGGCTCGCACTGGCCGTACTCGTCTTCGACCGCTCCGGGTCGGCGTGGTGGACCGCCGCGGTCACCCTCGTCTCACTCCTGCCCTGGCTCGGGCCCGGCCAGATGCTGTCGACCTTCGCCGACCGCTTCGGTCGCACCCGCGTGATGATCATCTCCGACCTCGTCCGGGCGGCGCTGATCCTCGCGATGCTCGCGCCACTCCCCGTTCCGGCCCTGCTCGGACTCGCGTTCCTCGCGGGACTGTGCGTACCGCCGTTCGTCACCGCACGTGGCGCCGCGCTGATCGACGTGGTGCCGACCGAGCGCTACGGGGCGACGCTCGCCCTGTTCGGCGTCGCATCGCAGGCGGAACTGGTGCTCGGCTACGCGCTCGGTGGCGCCGCGATCGCCCTGCTCGGCGCCCAGGCGACGCTCGCGGTGAACGCCTCGACCTTCGTCGTCTCGGCACTCCTGCTCACCCGGCTCCGTCACGGTCGAGCCGCCGAACGCCACGAGGAGGCGCCGATCGGCTGGGCGGGCGTCACCGCCGGCGCGACGGTGTGGCGCACCGACCCCATCTGCCGGCGGGCGCTCCTGCTGTTCGTCGGCGTGAACATGGTGATGGTGCTCCCCGAGGCGCTCGTGGTCCCGTACGCCGCCGAGATGGGGGTCTCGACGTCCGGCATCGGTGTCGGCGTGATGGCGGCAACGATCGCCGCCGGCTCGATGCTCGCCATCGCCGTGTGGCCCCACAGCGAGACCGACCCGTCGGACCTGCTTCGTCGCGCTGCGATCCGGACGCTGGTGCTGTCGCTCGCGACCGCCGCGCTGTTCGCCGTCTCGATCCGCTGGGCACTGATCGCCGCACCGGCGCTGTTCCTGTCCGGCACGGTCGACGCGATCGCGGTGCCAACCAATCAGGTCGTCGGACAGCGACTGCCGCGCTACGGCCGATCGTCGGCGATGGCCGTCGCTGGCGGCGTCCAGTACGGCTCGCAGACCGTCGCGATCGCGATCGGCGGTGCACTGGCCGTCGCGGCCGGACCGGCGGCGACCCTGTCGGCGGCCGCCCTGGTCGCGGCCTGCGTCACCGCCTGGTCGCTGCTGCGCCCGGTCGTGGTGTCCGGGCCGGAGGCGACGGCAGCGACTATCCCTTCGCCGCCGCCCAGGTCTCGCCCCAGCTGA
- the uvrB gene encoding excinuclease ABC subunit UvrB, with product MSDTTVTAPVPDLAGQPIAQPTADDRPFRVVSDFEPDGDQPKAIAQLAEGIERGDRFQTLLGITGSGKSATMAWTIEQVQRPTLILAPNKSLAAQLASEMKEFFPDNRVEYFVSYYDYYQPEAYIPSSDTFIEKDSSINDEIDRLRHSATAALLTRRDTIVVASVSCIYGMGNPDEYKGQLLDLSVDVDYDMRNILRRLVDMQYDRNDATLGRGKFRVRGDTIEVHPAYDESVLRIEMFGDTVDRLTRIDPLTGETLEELKRTVIFPATHYVAGNERLAVATGKIEHELQVRLKQFEDEGKLLEAQRLRMRTQYDLEMISEVGYCNGIENYSMHIDGRDYGEPPFTLLDYFPDDFLLVIDESHVAVPQLHGQYAGDRSRKDVLVEHGFRLPSARDNRPLTFEEVLERINQGVFLSATPSEYELRVSSQVVEQIVRPTGLVDPEVIVKPTKGQIDDLIELVNGRITNGERVLVTTLTKKMAEDLTDYLLEQGLRVRYLHSNIDTIQRIEILRSLRLGEFDVLVGINLLREGLDLPEVSLVCILDADKEGFLRSETSLIQMIGRAARNVAGQVVMYADKQTDSMERAIGETQRRRQLQLAYNEQHGINPQTIRKAVGDILSMLRPDGGTAPVPGKDRRRQRERTKVQQELKSLPQQELQRLIQTLEEEMHEASADLKFEYAARLRDEINDLRREIRDAE from the coding sequence ATGTCCGACACGACCGTCACCGCCCCCGTCCCCGACCTCGCCGGGCAGCCGATCGCGCAGCCGACGGCCGACGACCGGCCGTTTCGAGTCGTGTCCGACTTCGAGCCCGACGGCGATCAGCCCAAGGCGATCGCGCAGCTGGCCGAGGGCATCGAACGCGGCGACCGGTTCCAGACCCTGCTCGGTATCACCGGCTCCGGCAAGTCGGCGACGATGGCCTGGACCATCGAGCAGGTCCAGCGGCCCACCCTGATCCTCGCCCCGAACAAGAGCCTCGCCGCCCAGCTCGCATCCGAGATGAAGGAGTTCTTCCCCGACAACCGGGTCGAGTACTTCGTCAGCTACTACGACTACTACCAGCCCGAGGCCTACATCCCGTCGAGCGACACGTTCATCGAGAAGGACAGCTCGATCAACGACGAGATCGACCGGCTCCGTCACTCCGCCACCGCCGCGCTGCTCACCCGACGCGACACGATCGTCGTCGCCTCGGTCAGCTGCATCTACGGCATGGGCAACCCCGACGAGTACAAGGGCCAACTGCTCGACCTGTCGGTCGACGTCGACTACGACATGCGCAACATCCTCCGGCGTCTCGTCGACATGCAGTACGACCGCAACGACGCCACGCTCGGCCGCGGCAAGTTCCGGGTGCGGGGCGACACGATCGAGGTCCACCCCGCCTACGACGAGTCGGTGCTGCGGATCGAGATGTTCGGCGACACCGTCGACCGGCTCACGCGGATCGATCCGCTGACGGGTGAGACGCTCGAGGAGCTCAAGCGCACCGTGATCTTCCCCGCGACGCACTACGTGGCCGGCAACGAACGGTTGGCCGTGGCGACGGGCAAGATCGAACACGAACTGCAGGTGCGGCTGAAGCAGTTCGAAGACGAGGGCAAGCTGCTCGAGGCGCAGCGGCTGCGCATGCGCACCCAGTACGACCTCGAGATGATCAGCGAGGTCGGTTACTGCAACGGCATCGAGAACTACTCGATGCACATCGACGGGCGCGACTACGGCGAGCCGCCGTTCACCCTGCTCGACTACTTCCCCGACGACTTCCTGCTCGTCATCGACGAGAGTCACGTCGCCGTCCCGCAGCTGCACGGCCAGTACGCCGGCGACCGAAGCCGCAAGGACGTGTTGGTCGAGCACGGGTTCCGCCTGCCGTCGGCACGCGACAACCGTCCGCTCACGTTCGAAGAGGTGCTCGAGCGGATCAACCAGGGTGTCTTCCTGTCGGCCACGCCGAGCGAGTACGAACTCCGGGTCTCGAGTCAGGTCGTCGAACAGATCGTACGGCCGACCGGTCTGGTCGACCCCGAGGTCATCGTCAAGCCGACCAAGGGCCAGATCGACGACCTGATCGAACTCGTCAACGGCCGGATCACCAACGGCGAGCGGGTGCTGGTCACCACCCTCACCAAGAAGATGGCCGAAGACCTGACCGACTATCTGCTCGAGCAGGGGCTGCGCGTCCGGTACCTCCACTCCAACATCGACACGATCCAGCGGATCGAGATCCTCCGGTCACTCCGGCTCGGTGAGTTCGATGTCCTGGTCGGCATCAACCTGCTGCGCGAGGGCCTCGACCTCCCCGAGGTGTCGCTCGTCTGCATCCTCGACGCCGACAAGGAGGGGTTCCTCCGCAGCGAGACCTCGCTGATCCAGATGATCGGACGGGCCGCCCGCAACGTCGCCGGTCAGGTCGTGATGTACGCCGACAAGCAGACCGACTCGATGGAGCGCGCGATCGGTGAGACGCAACGTCGCCGTCAGCTGCAGCTCGCCTACAACGAACAGCACGGCATCAACCCGCAGACCATCCGCAAAGCCGTCGGCGACATCCTCTCGATGCTGCGCCCCGACGGCGGAACGGCGCCGGTCCCGGGGAAGGACCGACGCCGTCAGCGTGAACGCACCAAGGTCCAGCAGGAACTCAAGTCACTTCCGCAGCAGGAGCTGCAGCGACTCATCCAGACCTTGGAAGAAGAGATGCACGAGGCGTCGGCGGATCTCAAGTTCGAGTACGCCGCTCGCCTTCGTGACGAGATCAACGACCTGCGGCGCGAGATCCGCGACGCCGAGTGA
- a CDS encoding LLM class F420-dependent oxidoreductase: MRIGINDGTLNDGTLDQVVENARTAESQGFASYWVSQIFGHDAMTTLSIVGREVPRIELGIAVVPTYPRHPMQMAQQALTTNAATGGRFTLGIGLSHQPVVEGMWGHTFDKPVRHMREYLSALMPLLEQQSVRFEGETVTARGDITVCGGDRPAVMLAALGEQMLKVTAQFADGTMTWCTGPKTLAEHTVPTLRAASEAAGRDATRVVAALPVCVTDDVAGAQERAASVFAIYGQLPSYRKMLDREGAAGPGDIVIAGSAEECRERVLALGEIGVTDFSAAEFASDPDERAATREMLVSCLDG, from the coding sequence ATGCGCATCGGTATCAACGACGGAACTCTCAACGACGGCACCCTCGACCAGGTCGTCGAGAACGCTCGAACGGCGGAATCGCAGGGCTTCGCGAGCTACTGGGTCTCGCAGATCTTCGGGCACGATGCCATGACCACGCTGTCGATCGTCGGACGCGAGGTGCCACGGATCGAACTCGGGATCGCGGTCGTGCCGACGTATCCGCGGCACCCGATGCAGATGGCCCAGCAGGCGCTCACCACCAACGCCGCGACCGGTGGCCGTTTCACCCTCGGTATCGGGCTCAGTCATCAGCCCGTCGTCGAAGGGATGTGGGGCCACACGTTCGACAAGCCGGTGCGCCACATGCGCGAGTACCTGTCGGCGCTGATGCCCTTGCTCGAGCAGCAGTCGGTTCGGTTCGAAGGTGAGACGGTGACGGCGCGTGGCGACATCACGGTGTGCGGCGGCGACCGGCCGGCGGTGATGCTGGCGGCGCTGGGCGAGCAGATGCTCAAGGTGACGGCGCAGTTCGCCGACGGCACGATGACGTGGTGCACCGGGCCCAAGACGCTCGCCGAGCACACGGTGCCGACGCTGCGAGCCGCCTCCGAGGCCGCCGGGCGGGATGCGACCCGGGTGGTCGCCGCGCTCCCCGTCTGTGTCACCGACGACGTGGCCGGTGCGCAGGAGCGCGCCGCGTCGGTCTTCGCGATCTACGGCCAACTGCCCAGCTACCGCAAGATGCTCGACCGCGAAGGTGCAGCGGGCCCCGGTGACATCGTGATCGCCGGCTCGGCCGAGGAGTGTCGCGAACGTGTGCTCGCACTCGGTGAGATCGGCGTGACCGACTTCTCGGCGGCCGAGTTCGCCAGCGACCCCGACGAGCGCGCCGCCACGCGCGAGATGCTCGTCAGCTGTCTCGACGGCTGA
- a CDS encoding lysoplasmalogenase, which produces MVIGLALFGVAVAVFDWWAVSAGRTRAETIAKPATMLVLIAIIAVMPDVPGPVRTWLVIGAVLGLVGDVALLGDGESAFMAGLGSFALGHLAYVAAALTVGFDAAWALPGVVFLMALLGYRFLPRTLPGARSSGGAALAGAVMFYAVVISAMVVTAWATSSPVAAAGAMLFALSDWVLGHRRFVGPLPGGRLAVMVPYHVGQALLVVGLGAA; this is translated from the coding sequence GTGGTGATCGGACTCGCCCTCTTCGGCGTGGCCGTCGCCGTGTTCGACTGGTGGGCCGTGAGCGCCGGACGCACCCGGGCCGAGACGATCGCGAAGCCGGCGACGATGCTCGTGCTGATCGCGATCATCGCGGTGATGCCCGATGTTCCTGGTCCGGTGCGGACCTGGTTGGTCATCGGAGCCGTGCTGGGACTGGTGGGTGACGTCGCACTGCTCGGCGACGGCGAGTCGGCGTTCATGGCCGGGCTCGGGTCGTTCGCGCTCGGGCATCTCGCGTACGTGGCGGCTGCGCTCACCGTCGGCTTCGACGCAGCGTGGGCGCTGCCCGGCGTCGTGTTCCTGATGGCGCTGCTCGGCTACCGGTTCCTGCCGCGGACGTTGCCGGGGGCCCGATCGTCGGGTGGCGCCGCCCTCGCCGGCGCGGTGATGTTCTACGCGGTCGTCATCTCGGCGATGGTCGTCACGGCATGGGCGACGTCCTCGCCCGTCGCCGCGGCGGGAGCGATGTTGTTCGCCCTCAGCGACTGGGTGCTCGGTCACCGACGGTTCGTCGGCCCGCTCCCGGGTGGCCGCTTGGCGGTGATGGTGCCGTACCACGTCGGGCAGGCGTTGCTCGTCGTCGGCCTCGGAGCTGCGTGA
- a CDS encoding protein-L-isoaspartate(D-aspartate) O-methyltransferase → MADHEIARHRMVDQQLAARDIVDERVLDAMRRVPRHRFVEGDADLAYGDQPVPIGHGATISQPYIVALMTQALSVSPTDRVLEIGTGSGYGAAVLAELAERVTTVEVVPELAETARALLADHADHVEVITGDGSLGHPSGAPYDAISVTAAGPEIPEPLLDQLAPGGRLVMPVGRGVEQLVLLTRRPDGDTIETLIPVRFVPLRGRHGA, encoded by the coding sequence GTGGCCGACCACGAGATCGCTCGACACCGAATGGTGGATCAGCAACTCGCCGCTCGCGACATCGTCGACGAGCGGGTCCTCGACGCGATGCGCCGGGTGCCACGCCACCGTTTCGTCGAAGGTGACGCCGATCTCGCGTACGGCGATCAGCCGGTCCCGATCGGCCACGGGGCGACGATCTCCCAGCCGTACATCGTGGCGCTCATGACCCAGGCGCTGAGCGTCTCGCCGACCGATCGTGTCCTCGAGATCGGCACCGGTTCCGGGTACGGCGCCGCGGTGCTGGCGGAGTTGGCCGAACGGGTCACGACCGTCGAGGTCGTACCGGAGCTGGCGGAGACCGCACGGGCACTGCTGGCCGACCACGCCGACCACGTCGAGGTCATCACCGGCGACGGCTCGCTCGGACACCCGTCGGGCGCGCCGTACGACGCGATCAGCGTGACGGCCGCCGGGCCCGAGATCCCCGAACCGCTGCTCGACCAGCTCGCGCCGGGTGGGCGGCTCGTGATGCCCGTCGGCCGCGGCGTCGAGCAACTGGTCCTCCTCACCCGCCGCCCCGATGGCGACACGATCGAGACGCTCATTCCGGTTCGGTTCGTGCCGCTCCGCGGGCGACACGGCGCGTGA
- the rpsA gene encoding 30S ribosomal protein S1 gives MTEAPADNPAFGTFDEEGNYTPRQIVSDDLGMSFADAIDGTIVDVEDGQMVNGTVVKIDKDEVLLDIGYKSEGVIPSRELSIRNDANPSEIVTLGEEVEALVLTKEDKEGRLVLSKKRAQYERAWGTIEAKKEADEIVEGPVIEVVKGGLIVDIGLRGFLPASLVELRRVRDLAPYIGTTVQAKIIELDKNRNNVVLSRRAYLEENQKETRDSFLTNLKIGEVREGTVSSVVSFGAFVDLGGMDGLIHVSELSWKHVDHPGSVVAVGDPVKVQVLDVDFSRERISLSLKATQADPWQEFAETHEVGQLVYGRVTKLVQFGAFVQVGDGIEGLVHISEMSTHHVDSPEQVVTPGEELWVKIIDLDLQRRRISLSIKQAAEGGELAAEYREHFEVDDEGNWASSSDEVEAAWAEYQNGEGADAAAPADDAAPAAEAAEAIEPAAESSEA, from the coding sequence GTGACCGAAGCGCCCGCCGACAATCCGGCGTTCGGCACGTTCGACGAGGAGGGCAACTACACCCCGCGCCAGATCGTGTCCGACGATCTCGGCATGAGCTTCGCCGACGCGATCGACGGCACCATCGTCGACGTCGAAGACGGCCAGATGGTCAACGGCACCGTCGTCAAGATCGACAAGGACGAAGTGCTGCTCGACATCGGCTACAAGAGCGAGGGTGTGATCCCGAGCCGCGAGCTGAGCATCCGCAACGACGCCAACCCGTCCGAGATCGTCACGCTCGGCGAAGAGGTCGAGGCGCTCGTCCTCACCAAGGAAGACAAGGAAGGCCGTCTGGTCCTCTCCAAGAAGCGGGCGCAGTACGAGCGTGCGTGGGGCACGATCGAGGCCAAGAAGGAAGCCGACGAGATCGTCGAGGGTCCGGTCATCGAGGTCGTCAAGGGTGGCCTCATCGTCGACATCGGTCTGCGTGGCTTCCTGCCCGCATCGCTGGTCGAGCTCCGTCGTGTCCGCGACCTGGCGCCGTACATCGGCACCACGGTGCAGGCCAAGATCATCGAACTCGACAAGAACCGCAACAACGTCGTGCTCTCCCGTCGGGCCTACCTCGAAGAGAACCAGAAGGAGACCCGCGACAGCTTCCTCACCAACCTCAAGATCGGCGAGGTCCGCGAGGGCACGGTCTCGAGCGTCGTGTCGTTCGGTGCGTTCGTCGATCTCGGCGGCATGGACGGGCTCATCCACGTCAGCGAGCTGTCGTGGAAGCACGTCGACCACCCCGGTTCGGTCGTCGCCGTCGGCGACCCCGTCAAGGTGCAGGTCCTCGACGTCGACTTCAGCCGCGAGCGCATCAGCTTGTCGCTCAAGGCGACGCAGGCCGACCCGTGGCAGGAGTTCGCCGAGACCCACGAGGTCGGGCAGCTCGTCTACGGCCGGGTCACCAAGCTCGTCCAGTTCGGTGCGTTCGTCCAGGTGGGCGACGGCATCGAGGGCCTCGTGCACATCTCGGAGATGTCGACGCACCACGTCGACTCGCCCGAGCAGGTCGTCACGCCGGGTGAAGAGCTCTGGGTGAAGATCATCGATCTCGACCTCCAGCGTCGCCGGATCAGCCTCTCGATCAAGCAGGCCGCTGAGGGTGGCGAGCTCGCCGCCGAGTACCGCGAGCACTTCGAGGTCGACGACGAGGGCAACTGGGCCAGCAGCAGCGACGAGGTCGAGGCTGCCTGGGCCGAGTACCAGAACGGCGAAGGCGCCGACGCGGCCGCACCGGCCGACGACGCTGCCCCGGCGGCCGAGGCCGCCGAGGCCATCGAGCCGGCGGCCGAGTCCAGCGAGGCCTGA
- a CDS encoding response regulator transcription factor, translated as MNDPIRTVLADDHELVRSGLRNELGPGFEIVGEADDAEGAIDVITARQPDLVICDLHMPRGGGLAVVERCATVCPIVILTVSEAERDLLDAVAAGAAGYLVKTTPIDELTASLRAAAAGEPVFSPSLAALVLGEFRRLAKSADTNPLTERERQVLQLVARGRTYKELGLELDIAAKTAENHVRNILGKLHLSRRSDLVRYAVEHGLD; from the coding sequence GTGAACGACCCGATCAGGACGGTACTCGCCGACGACCACGAACTCGTCCGGTCCGGCCTGCGCAACGAACTCGGCCCCGGGTTCGAGATCGTCGGCGAGGCCGACGACGCCGAGGGGGCGATCGACGTGATCACCGCCCGACAGCCCGATCTCGTCATCTGCGACCTGCACATGCCGCGCGGCGGTGGCCTGGCCGTGGTCGAGCGGTGCGCCACCGTGTGCCCCATCGTGATCCTGACCGTGAGCGAGGCCGAGCGGGATCTGCTCGACGCGGTCGCCGCCGGCGCCGCCGGGTACCTCGTCAAGACCACGCCGATCGACGAGCTCACCGCGTCGCTCCGCGCCGCAGCCGCCGGCGAACCCGTGTTCTCACCATCGCTCGCTGCGCTCGTCCTCGGAGAGTTCCGCCGGCTCGCGAAATCGGCCGACACGAACCCCCTGACCGAGCGCGAGCGGCAGGTGTTGCAGCTTGTCGCACGCGGCCGCACCTACAAGGAGCTCGGCCTCGAACTCGACATCGCGGCCAAGACCGCCGAGAACCACGTCCGCAACATCCTCGGCAAGCTGCACCTCAGCCGACGCAGCGACCTCGTCCGGTACGCCGTCGAGCACGGCCTGGACTGA
- a CDS encoding methyltransferase domain-containing protein, whose amino-acid sequence MDDHWFEPIADHLGAAYLRYSFTKGTRQEVDFLVSALDLRPGLRVLDVGCGPGRHAHALAERGIAVHGIDVSRRFVELAAESAPDGATFERLDARHLEFDAEFDVAICLCQGAFGLMTADGHDGTVLAGIARALRPGGRLALSAFSSYFVMKHWDGAEFDAETGVNHERTEIRNEAGEAVETSLWTGCYTPRELRLLGAANGFTVDSISSVEPGAYGMSPPTVDTAEYLVLARRTP is encoded by the coding sequence ATGGACGATCACTGGTTCGAGCCCATCGCGGACCATCTCGGAGCGGCGTACCTTCGCTACTCGTTCACCAAGGGGACACGCCAGGAGGTCGACTTCCTGGTGTCGGCGCTCGACCTCCGGCCGGGCCTCCGAGTACTCGACGTCGGGTGCGGCCCGGGTCGTCACGCCCACGCCCTCGCCGAGCGGGGCATCGCGGTGCACGGCATCGACGTCAGTCGTCGCTTCGTGGAGCTCGCAGCCGAGTCGGCCCCCGACGGCGCCACCTTCGAACGGCTCGACGCACGACACCTGGAGTTCGACGCCGAGTTCGACGTCGCGATCTGCCTGTGTCAGGGGGCGTTCGGTCTGATGACCGCCGACGGGCACGACGGCACGGTCCTCGCCGGCATCGCGAGGGCGTTGCGGCCCGGGGGGCGGCTGGCGTTGAGCGCGTTCAGCTCGTACTTCGTGATGAAGCACTGGGACGGGGCCGAGTTCGACGCCGAGACCGGCGTCAACCACGAGCGGACCGAGATCCGCAACGAGGCGGGTGAAGCCGTCGAGACGAGTCTCTGGACGGGCTGCTACACCCCTCGCGAGCTCCGCCTCCTCGGCGCGGCCAACGGGTTCACGGTCGATTCGATCAGCAGCGTCGAGCCGGGCGCGTACGGGATGTCGCCGCCGACGGTCGACACGGCGGAGTACCTGGTGCTCGCCAGGCGAACCCCCTGA